The sequence below is a genomic window from Gossypium hirsutum isolate 1008001.06 chromosome A11, Gossypium_hirsutum_v2.1, whole genome shotgun sequence.
ATGTGGGTTATAATTTTCAGAAATCCTGTGTGGCCTCATACATTGAAATTTCTCTATTCTAAGtttcttatgattctatatgATTATCTATATTGGATAACTATTTGACGGAAATGGCTATATCTGTTATAATCATGTTTCTGTTCTGAAAACTTGGGAAGTACTGCAGTACTATTATTAGAATTATAAAAGTTGTACTTCTCTATTGATTGCtgttcaaatcatatttgattttcttctgggttCAGATACTTTATTAATAGTTTGGATATTATCTATTGTTATGGGTAAGACGTCAGTCTTATTATGACATTGTGATTTCTATTTAATGATTGTAGCTTCTGTATAATGATATGTCTTGGTTATCCTTTTTATTGAGAAGAAAATATCTCTTTGAAAAGACTGATTCAGTGGTTTAGTctgatttgaattatttgattgaaaatttaattgggttatatgtgtttgaatattCCTATTGGACTAGAAATAAACTTTGAATGCTCAAGTGTGAATTGAGAAAtaatttggaaaaagaaatattCTTGAAGACTTGATGCAGAGTTATATCTATTGGAACAATTCTATCTGAGAAATGTTGTGGTAAATCAAAGTTAGTTCAATTGTTGAAGTTTCTTTTGCACGAAGAAATTGTTAACTAAAACATCAGCTCTGATTCAGTCTAGTTGAAGAAAAAGTTTATGAATTTTAGTCATGCGTTAATGAACGATTTGAAATGTGTTCTAGTAATGGAGTACACAGAGATATCTTGTGATTTTATACATTTAAAGCTACATAAAAAGAGTTATGTGACATATTTGATGACtacaagagtttaaaatgttCGACATTGTAGAGTGAGATCTAAACTTGGCACAGCAAAGCTAGCTCGAATCGTCAAACAACTTTTGAATCTCTAAGTAAATATTCTTATCCGAGGGAAATGATTATAGTTTTGAATGATCTGAATGAGAAACTTTTGTGTGCTTTATGAACAATGAATACGTGAATGATTTTATCAGAAGATGATTAAATATTAGCTGGAGTAGAAGTTAAATTGATACTTACTAAGTGAATTCATGAAACTTAGAAATGTGTTatcaaattataagttaaaaagggtttcgacataaattgattactaaattagaatttCAGATGTGGAGTTGATGATTGTTTGTTGCATCGGGATAGAGTGTGTATATAAAAAAGTTCTAAGATTGTATACCCATTGTTGCAAGAGACTCACAGTGTCAGTTGGACtattcatatagaagtaacaaggTGCTTGATAATATGAGAAAGTAGGATTgataaataagtataaaacataatatttttgaCCTCGCGTTTAAATGTTTGAGCTATCAACAGGTTAAAGTTAAGTATTGAGTGACCTTAGGACTACTTCAGCATGCCTTGATATCTGAGTAATGGTGAAATAGAGTGTTGATCAATTCTGTATCAGAACTATCTCTGTTATTAAAAAAGACAGAGTTATTTGAAACGTTGTTAACTATCTAAGGAAATCTCTCTGTACGTTTAGATTTCCTCTTTTGATTAAACAGCTGAGTTATCTATTTCTGTGATTGCAAGTTTGTTTATGGTGTTAGTCATTGTTGTTTCGGATTAAGACCTGAAACTCATATGATAATTCTGTGGGAAATTACAGTGATCTGTGAGTATGAGACTGTAGTGAAATCGAGGAAAACAAATCAAATTCTTGAAATATTTATGTATCACAATGTTTTAGAGTTTCAAAACTACTGAGAAAGACATTTATTGTTGGTTAagtttgcgtacaataatagttaAGAGATGAATATTAAGATAGCATTATATGACTATGGTATGGCTGCAATTACTGAACTTCATTGTATTGAATcgaattttgataaaaagaattCCAGGGTCGATGTGATTAGTAATTCGTGACCGTCTAAAAGCAATTTCAAATTGGCGGAAAATATATGTGGGCTTGATACGTAATAGCattgaattttcaattagaaaattgagtatttgtgaaagtattatagtgGGAGTAGAATTTCTCGATTTAGCTATAAAGAGATGTTGAATTCACGATTTATCAGATTGAATGAGATTATTATCAGAACTTGAGAAGACCCATAAtatgtttcttatatatatatgatacgaTGATACAAATAAGATCCTTTATCTATAGCATCACTTTTAGAAGTAGAAACTCAGCTTGATATGACGCATAGCAAAGAACAGATCAGAAATCTTAGTTCGTGGAATTGAAAAGTTGGGAAAATCTGAGGCTATGTGAGAAATTGAGGAGACCAGTAAAAGTAAATCATTAATCTattctctggtaagattttcggggacgaaaatccctaaggggggagaattgtagcagcccgtttttagggttaatcggaacagtggttttgggaccacaaactgacatcgaaaaatttattttattattattttaatatttacagcatgatataaTAGTTTTGTGcaattttcgtaaagaaattttatcgtttaagtgattaattcggtaaaaagaacttaatcgcgtaaaatgcaaaatttgcattATATTTATTAAAGGGGTCAATTGgctttggcttttaaatatgatggccttaaatggaaattataccattaatatGTTAGTGGATGTTAATGGTTAGGCATAAAGGAAATTATGCattaatttaaaggttaaaaaggtaaatggttattaaatgatatattaaataaaaccaaaaaccaTGATTTTAGTCCATTTTCCTTCATATAGCCGAtgtaagaaaagaaaaacatcaaTGGTTGCAAAACGAGGCTCGGCAATTGCATGTTAAATTGGTAAGTTATTTTGGacttggtttttaaaattttttacgttttttagatcgttacTTCGAGTACTATCCAACctatgcttaaattttttattttgatgaatatgccattgatgagagcatgtgatttttgttgtttgatgatgaaatatgaaagatatgttttagattagcatgttttgtattggagtttttgatgaatttgagtaattaggactaaattacaaaaataataaattgagggactaaaatgtgaaataaatgaaatatatgtactaatatgAGTATAAGGCAAATTCGgcctaactatgttgttgtgagattttgcatattttgtgttttatgcaatagggactaaattgtgaacaaTGTGAAATAtcaagggtaaaagtgtaattcaACCATTTGTGTGTTTAACGATGAATTtggttgaatatttgatttaataagtttaatttatattaatttagatcaagaaaagagaaaatcggatttagatcgggggaaaactaaagttgccGATAAGCCGATTCGTACCagtttttcatcgtccgaggtaagtttataagcaaatagacgtacttaattttaattaaatgcaaagtatatatgctgaaatgaaatatatgaactAATATATGCTAATGCCGACTGTGTATGAGCATGGTAACTATGTTCATGCattcgtttcgactgagttaTAATATTTGAAAGTCCGTACGAACTATATAGAATATCTggaattttttatatatgaattgtttatgaaacaactttataatagtgatattcgggctttgagcctagcaagccttgtgctggtgaattaaatcgggcttatgcctagcaggcttattaccagtgtataaaatcagactttaAGTTTAGCAAGCCTTGTGCCGGTGTTACATtcaggcttaggcctagcaggctttatgccagtgaattattataagtttatgcctaaaagaccTTATGGTGATGTGGTAATCGAATAcattaaacgagctaaatgatCAGGTACGAGTTAGCCTGTTGTTTccttgaaaataaggtaagctgATTATTTGTTATGTGATACAAATATATGTATGATGTTAGTTTGAATTTGTGAGTAATTGTGAAGTATATTCATCCATAAGTTAAGTGTAATTATGTGGTATTAAGGTTTAATACATGAGTATATGTAAACAAGTGTTTAAATATTCGGCTTTATGCATTGATATTATGATTTTAATAGTGTATGATACTTTGGTATAGACATATGTATATTCCGCTACTTTATAAGTATAAGTAtgagatattaaagtttgattcaagaatatatgttTATGGGTGTGTATATATTCGATCATATAATAGTactatggttttgaaattgaatgttaccTTGATAACAGATACAGTACATTTGTCTAAAGGTTAAGTATATTGATATCATATTGTGACCCTGTGTGCAAACTTATATAAATGTTTATGTACTCCCTTAATGATATAAAGTAAGAATAATTATGAAATGAtccatgaatatatgtatatgagtttatgtatattcgaTTAATTATTGATATTGTGGCTTTGGGAATTTGGATGATATATTAATCTTAATTGTATGGGTATTTGGCAAAACGAAAGTATATGTATTACATAAAATTATAAGTTTGAAGTTAAACGTGATTATGATAGCATAAATTGGTTTAGTAATTGAATTGTTGTTGTCATTGAGTTATTCATttgcttatagcttactaagctctcaaagcttattttttgtgtttttcctatgtttatagattttcgGAGATCtactcgggttggaagtcgatggagatggcatcacactatccggttatcattttagtaaataatgttttaagacttagttatgtggcatgtataagctaatcttggagttaattattttgaatgagtatgtatttaAAGCCATGGAATAATGGCTtgcttattatgcttaagttggttttacatgttcttaattaaattgtttaatgAGTTTGGTTCTGGTAGTCATTTTAAtagttagctcattttggaaatatgaaatgtggtataATTAGAGTGATGGATGATGGTATATTAACTTAGCAGGTTCAGTGGCTAAGTGgtaagtaatgaatatgttttatgattgttttggttgattgttttggtatgggttcaaatggtaaatgatgGTAATGATTAAGTATGTTTAGGGTTAGTTTTAATGGATAGTTAAAAATGTCAAGTTGTTGCTAATATCAATATAGGTATACATTCATGTGTGGTTGTAAATCTGAATAtgatatataattcaatttgataTGCTTATGATATTGATAATGGTGATATCAAAATAAAGATTAGTTAATAGGATAAAATATGAAGTTTaggtatattaatatagatatgaATTAGATGCACACTAGAGTGTTATTTATGTTCAAGTGTTAAGTATGGCTTTTATTTCTAGGATGAATTGCGCACTTGTATATATGCATCATTAGTATGTTTGGCCAcgttataatatatttaagtttcatatgtgattgcataataatttatgtaatatgattcaatttgttttattatgAGCTTGTGTAGAAGTtatcaaatgatatgtttgatatacTATTAATGAGATACAAATTGGCATATATTCGAAGTATGAAGTGTAATGATATATAAtggaatatgatttaattatgaaaatggcattAATGTGATGGATATAGGGAATTGAATATTGGAATTATTAAATATGTGAAAATGTCTTTGATATATACAAGTTTGGTtcgaattttagtaaatatggaACATGATCAGTTGGGTATTGATATATGTTCGAACTGAATTAGttggaatttttgaaatgtgCTTATTTGCGATACATGTTCAGTAAGGTATGATTATTTCTGAATTGGAATTATAACTCATGTATTTGAATTTATAATAAGTGAATTGtggatatttgaatttgataaattttaaatgttcATTAATTCTTTGGTGTATGAAAGGTGAGGAATGATTGTGCTAAACTGTGTTTGatacagtaatgcctcataaccccaaTTCAgtaatagatacgggttaggggtgttacagtaaatatgctcgagagtgtgtatctTCTGAAGataaaatgtgtagaaggtttgaagatggacttaaaGAGGATATTAGAGTGTTATtgggtattcttgagttgaaggaatttgttgtgctcgttgaTCGGGCTTGTGAAGCTGAGGAACTatccaaggaaaagagaaaagctgaggcTGAGGCTAGAGATATCAGAAAGAGGCCAACAAGCAAGTCATTTTCATCTCGgtctaagaaatccagagatatgtattctcATTCTCATGTTTCGACTAGACATTCGTACAGAAATCGTAAGAAGCAAAATTCAGGTTTTAAATCTCAGGCTACTTCTGTGGCGAGTGTGGGTAATGCTAGACCTTCCAAACCCGAGTGCCAACAATGTGGTAAAagtcattttggtatgtgtaGGATGAATGATGGATCTTGTTTCCGATATGGTTCTCAAggccactttatcaaagattgtccTGAGATG
It includes:
- the LOC107959098 gene encoding uncharacterized protein, giving the protein MCRRFEDGLKEDIRVLLGILELKEFVVLVDRACEAEELSKEKRKAEAEARDIRKRPTSKSFSSRSKKSRDMYSHSHVSTRHSYRNRKKQNSGFKSQATSVASVGNARPSKPECQQCGKSHFGMCRMNDGSCFRYGSQGHFIKDCPEMIEKENFQSASSSSMTTKGRPLRNAGNRASSKNVTRGTAVRSEARAPTRAYAIRAREDASSPDVITGTFSLYNTVVIALLTLVLFIHMCE